The following proteins are encoded in a genomic region of Coffea eugenioides isolate CCC68of chromosome 6, Ceug_1.0, whole genome shotgun sequence:
- the LOC113774349 gene encoding putative disease resistance protein RGA3, producing MADALISSTIQVTLERTLSLASDRVGLLVGFKKDVASMTLSLGFIKDVLADAEERQNQSSGVQRWLKCLDEVAYDAQNVLDELHYESLRHQVESRNRHKLKVCCFFSFSNINLAFRWRMASKVRDIKLKLKEINQQAREFGLDSKSVVPAALPAAGDTRNRQTDSVVVPMIGRTDDESHILEMLLRPSEKVVSVLPIFGMGGLGKTTLAKSIYNNHQIDGHFQKKIWVCVSEKVPRVELFKLILGQLKDKKDEVGDRQNIVQEVGKELGNIRYLLVLDDVWDDNQALWDDFFTTLKGLNPINPPKGSWCLITTRLHLVADKGYPLGRLPGDHCWSIIKGKVVEGEEVPNELDAIKDRAIQICHGLPLVASVLGGLLRLRKDKWRSILEDRLLNLNEAMQILQLSFDSLPSPAIKKCFAYCSIFPKDTEMEGDMLIELWMAEGFLQVDLKKKTLVNKTMEEIGEYYLEILLQSSLLEEIRKYGRRRCYKMHDMVHDVSKSIMSKSTKFINSETGSGDNSNQVRCLVIDSFGEGTINLFESRSNLLHTLFLSQGSLSSDMLMELKSLYVLNLSGVKNQNLPISIGKLIHLRYINFKDSRSETLPESVCKLYNLQTLRLNSGVLKVLPKGMRDFISLRHLHYYNGDEEFQMPLQMGQLTCLQTLELFNVSREKGRQIGELGSLKNLKGKLEINNLELVKGKEGAEEAKLYEKANLFRLELGWACHREGDNYNDEDVLDGLRPHPNLEELVIWYFMGDQFPGWLMKLPTTTTLPKLARLEFSRCNRCRELPPLQNFTSLKELEIFSCDGLTNLPGLFGLPHMESLPPQIQYLTALTSLSLHDFGGIKDLPDWFGNFAALEVLRLWGLKELRHLPSKDAMRSLTKLKRLWVIGSPLLKERCIPESSGPDSQWIDRRIASRTEVRILKLLLRRLYG from the exons atggctGACGCTCTTATCAGCTCCACAATTCAGGTCACCTTGGAAAGGACACTGTCTCTTGCCTCTGATAGGGTTGGTTTGCTAGTTGGGTTCAAGAAGGATGTGGCCAGCATGACACTATCTCTCGGTTTTATCAAAGATGTCTTGGCTGATGCTGAGGAAAGGCAAAACCAAAGCAGCGGAGTGCAACGATGGTTGAAGTGTCTCGACGAGGTGGCTTATGATGCTCAGAATGTGTTGGATGAGCTCCACTATGAATCTCTTCGTCACCAGGTGGAGTCCCGAAACCGACACAAGCTCAAGGTATGCTgcttcttctccttctctaACATTAATCTTGCTTTTCGCTGGAGAATGGCTTCTAAGGTCAGGGACATCAAACTGAAGTTGAAGGAGATAAATCAACAAGCCCGTGAGTTTGGACTGGACAGTAAGTCAGTGGTGCCTGCTGCCCTCCCTGCTGCTGGAGATACAAGAAATCGGCAGACCGACTCTGTTGTCGTTCCAATGATTGGAAGAACCGATGATGAATCACATATACTAGAGATGTTGCTGAGACCATCTGAGAAGGTTGTTTCTGTTCTTCCCATATTTGGTATGGGAGGTCTAGGCAAAACAACTTTGGCTAAATCGATATACAACAATCACCAAATTGATGGGCACTTTCAGAAAAAGATTTGGGTTTGCGTATCGGAAAAAGTTCCAAGAGTGGAGcttttcaaactcattttagGCCAATTGAAGGACAAAAAGGATGAAGTGGGTGATAGGCAAAACATCGTGCAAGAAGTTGGGAAGGAACTAGGGAATATAAGATATCTCCTTGTCCTTGATGATGTGTGGGATGATAATCAGGCATTGTGGGATGACTTCTTCACCACCTTGAAGGGACTAAATCCAATCAATCCACCCAAAGGAAGCTGGTGTCTAATCACTACTCGTTTGCATCTAGTAGCAGATAAAGGCTATCCCTTAGGAAGACTACCTGGTGATCATTGTTGGTCTATCATAAAAGGAAAAGTGGTTGAAGGGGAAGAAGTACCTAATGAATTGGATGCAATTAAAGACAGAGCTATACAAATATGTCATGGACTACCACTGGTCGCAAGTGTGCTTGGTGGTTTGTTGCGCTTGAGGAAAGACAAATGGCGATCAATTTTGGAGGATAGACTTTTGAATTTGAATGAAGCCATGCAAATACTTCAGTTGAGTTTTGATAGTCTACCATCACCAGCCATCAAGAAATGTTTTGCATATTGTTCTATTTTTCCCAAAGATACTGAGATGGAAGGGGATATGCTGATCGAACTTTGGATGGCAGAAGGTTTCCTTCAAGTAGATCTCAAGAAAAAAACGTTGGTAAACAAAACAATGGAGGAAATTGGAGAATATTACTTGGAAATTTTATTGCAGAGTTCTTTGCTggaagaaataagaaaatatgGGAGAAGAAGGTGTTATAAAATGCATGATATGGTGCACGACGTCTCAAAATCAATAATGTCAAAGTCTACTAAGTTCATTAATTCAGAGACTGGTTCAGGAGACAATAGTAATCAGGTTCGTTGTCTTGTAATAGACTCATTTGGAGAAGGCACAATAAATCTTTTTGAGAGTCGATCAAATTTGCTTCATACATTGTTTCTAAGTCAGGGTAGCTTATCTAGTGATATGCTAATGGAGTTGAAAAGTTTGTACGTTCTGAATTTGTCTGGTGTAAAAAATCAGAATCTGCCAATCTCAATTGGCAAACTGATACACTTGAGGTACATTAACTTTAAGGATTCTAGAAGTGAAACTTTGCCGGAATCTGTTTGCAAACTTTATAATTTGCAGACACTGAGGCTAAACAGTGGCGTTCTTAAAGTTCTTCCGAAGGGGATGCGTGATTTCATTAGCTTGAGACATCTCCATTATTATAATGGTGATGAAGAATTTCAAATGCCGCTGCAGATGGGACAACTGACTTGCCTTCAAACACTTGAGTTATTTAACGTGAGTCGAGAGAAGGGTCGACAAATTGGAGAGCTTGGAAGTTTGAAAAACCTCAAAGGCAAATTGGAGATAAACAATCTGGAACTAGTAAAAGGTAAAGAAGGAGCTGAGGAAGCAAAATTGTATGAAAAGGCAAATCTATTTAGGCTGGAACTTGGGTGGGCTTGTCATCGAGAAGGCGACAACTACAACGATGAAGATGTGTTAGATGGCCTTCGACCCCACCCAAATTTGGAGGAGTTGGTAATTTGGTATTTTATGGGTGATCAATTTCCTGGATGGTTAATGAAATTGCCAACAACAACAACACTCCCCAAGTTAGCGCGTTTGGAATTTAGTCGATGCAACAGATGCAGAGAACTCCCTCCCCTGCAAAACTTTACGTCTCTTAAAGAGCTGGAGATTTTTAGTTGCGATGGGTTGACAAATCTGCCAG gattatttGGGTTGCCACACATGGAGTCTCTGCCACCTCAGATCCAATACTTGACCGCTCTCACGTCACTATCGCTACATGACTTTGGAGGCATAAAAGATCTGCCAGATTGGTTTGGAAACTTTGCAGCTCTTGAAGTACTGCGTTTATGGGGTTTAAAAGAGCTCCGACATCTACCTTCTAAGGATGCCATGAGAAGCCTCACCAAACTAAAACGTCTGTGGGTCATTGGTTCTCCTCTGTTAAAAGAAAGATGCATTCCTGAGAGCAGCGGCCCCGACTCCCAGTG GATTGATAGAAGAATAGCTTCACGGACAGAGGTTAGAATTTTGAAGCTTCTTCTGCGCCGTCTATATGGCTAG
- the LOC113773253 gene encoding uncharacterized protein LOC113773253 isoform X1, which translates to MPSAKLDAESALSSSLSRLRVIVVNISGVSQSCWSSNWFLILRVRHGRCTVYAVKLHRLVIVSSSTIKSKLQVLKHLAMVSRDCQAYWLAAATCCNYFIRYDEGYKAHFAFYTCWLLLSSCDFALRDQH; encoded by the exons ATGCCAAGTGCCAAGTTGGACGCAGAGTCGGCCCTTTCTTCCTCTTTATCACGATTGAGAGTTATAG TCGTAAACATTTCAGGAGTTTCCCAGAGCTGTTGGTCATCAAATTGGTTTTTGATTCTAAGAGTCCG CCATGGAAGATGTACTGTTTATGCAGTGAAGCTGCACAGACTTGTTATAGTATCTTCTAGCACAATCAAGTCTAAGCTGCAAGTTTTGAAGCATCTTGCTATGGTTAGCCGAGACTGCCAAGCATACTGGTTGGCTGCTGCTACTTGCTGCAATTATTTCATTCGCTATGATGAAGGCTATAAAGCTCATTTTGCCTTCTATACTTGTTGGTTGCTCCTGTCTTCATG TGATTTTGCACTCAGAGATCAACATTAA
- the LOC113773253 gene encoding uncharacterized protein LOC113773253 isoform X2, with protein MPSAKLDAESALSSSLSRLRVIGVSQSCWSSNWFLILRVRHGRCTVYAVKLHRLVIVSSSTIKSKLQVLKHLAMVSRDCQAYWLAAATCCNYFIRYDEGYKAHFAFYTCWLLLSSCDFALRDQH; from the exons ATGCCAAGTGCCAAGTTGGACGCAGAGTCGGCCCTTTCTTCCTCTTTATCACGATTGAGAGTTATAG GAGTTTCCCAGAGCTGTTGGTCATCAAATTGGTTTTTGATTCTAAGAGTCCG CCATGGAAGATGTACTGTTTATGCAGTGAAGCTGCACAGACTTGTTATAGTATCTTCTAGCACAATCAAGTCTAAGCTGCAAGTTTTGAAGCATCTTGCTATGGTTAGCCGAGACTGCCAAGCATACTGGTTGGCTGCTGCTACTTGCTGCAATTATTTCATTCGCTATGATGAAGGCTATAAAGCTCATTTTGCCTTCTATACTTGTTGGTTGCTCCTGTCTTCATG TGATTTTGCACTCAGAGATCAACATTAA